A stretch of Crossiella cryophila DNA encodes these proteins:
- a CDS encoding RICIN domain-containing protein — protein sequence MRTLILAAAIALVGTGLTPAASAAPAEDLRVVTSGNGCLAPLWGSPDPGAYISFELCDKSRPQAWRILRHDGTWFGLQSAASDLCLTVLNSGAGHGEDIVQQPCAGSPNQRWRSVARDPFAKFLEQHAQHSDKCLSAGYIQHTVPTEVVQMDCQNIHWQKFSLEVWSPAG from the coding sequence ATGCGCACACTGATCCTGGCCGCCGCCATCGCGCTGGTCGGCACCGGCCTCACCCCCGCGGCCTCGGCCGCCCCTGCCGAGGACCTGCGGGTCGTCACCAGCGGGAATGGTTGCCTGGCCCCGCTGTGGGGCAGCCCGGATCCCGGCGCCTACATCAGTTTCGAGCTGTGCGACAAATCCAGGCCCCAAGCGTGGCGCATTCTCCGCCACGACGGGACCTGGTTCGGCCTCCAGTCGGCGGCCTCCGACCTGTGCCTGACCGTGCTCAACAGCGGCGCCGGCCACGGTGAGGACATCGTGCAGCAGCCCTGCGCGGGCAGCCCGAACCAGCGCTGGCGATCCGTCGCACGTGACCCCTTCGCCAAGTTCCTCGAGCAGCACGCCCAGCACAGCGACAAATGCCTGAGCGCGGGCTACATCCAGCACACCGTGCCCACCGAGGTGGTGCAGATGGACTGCCAGAACATCCACTGGCAGAAGTTCTCCCTCGAGGTCTGGTCACCG
- a CDS encoding sialidase family protein: MTNLTGFARRLALVTTATAMLASAVAVPRAVAADPGISPEQLSTALFSAAVQLKDNGRTHDRNLLLSAELVDWRAKNPGASADALDRHAADVERVVGLTVAPATERDLVPDALGRGVEALYAIPEVDKGGPQLKVLLGALTTRDLKATTAPEELRGVLTQITASSIEIAPTIWKALREAASQDATLNGVWKNRLGKATVAETAAVDPAAQLDALKQLPQIKKVIDVEAIQAGFQQGFPEGMAALSKQIKPLIKVLGDPNSPDTPLGKALAWVKEHVDPVTGEIKRPTEDKLKQYAEDAKKFDEYLDKVKGGLSALATVAKVLSPRYAADLVKFADALYKIGKHVAPMINAVAALGTAIAAGAAIGSIVPAIGTVIGAAVGLVTTLVALLGSGGGPSPELEAIRKMHTEMRESFKQLKDFLMAFHQDVSVRFDRIDATLNLMYGDMLRMFDEVLLAIAGADWRLTQRIKDLHGELLGIASNMQSNHQQLMAAIQAVGATNFRGAVRKYLDYAAREGRPIPSFDQGNDNYKEAAQAFSDAGDDLARTALFMHNGQDAAPESVLPGNNSTFLVNYLKTWAVNNAGTQYGNGHPGSGVPNADLLATAMRSYAVLMEQNPALAAQEQLVELNGKKTVARVQDLLNAGEDVIEAARRFNQPRFKPAAGPWVATNTLLERLKQDNAARLTELANGLKRYESDPAVQKPDRPFNLWADRNQQVEGFMKPDDVPVLRCENPTDDSTIPDMPAFIKSDKLPAPLRLLKQLHDGMDLRTCWDRVRDNRTDYEQYELPHEVIIPCKWGQPAHVVCSKFTKVAYRKKVQLDVSFQVRGVLPGHSGKLDLATAHGLGTVTLCEFPGKIIADDEPGEGPCVPHEPGLTKKIREPRYEPKASTVHEGYTNLTHPLIDKTLAERRAAYYGLITNDVKDPTPRLPEAVRVDTNLRLLRAYLEVGFPTALQSDARFRELIYGTKAIPSSLNVRPSVVGEVNPLATLFAKAAQNAAAQLPPLHEQTVFNRSELPNCTAAPEQVTTQDPVARCLVTISGLRRGALGERIEFHSTDLVTNPAAQDPQVTTALMRALRIQTKATHPDYPLDPPGEPNPVPPAEIGKTVGGTGASARATLNGKHFMVWQGRQDEVLVATSADGKAWWPPVTISGPHTSGELPVLAAFQNKLVAVWRSGAFSWSDGNNDRTLAISTSTDGRTWTTPARLMPITVGSSGLSLSVQNDRLQLMFRGPGADQGKWITSSHDAKHWKRPRPAENNGGTNATPGLATLNGTLVQLWRGAHDDQALWFATSGNGIDWNNQQLLPGALAESGPSLTEFNGKVFGLWRNGRDDGLSVSDTANGGAWAAPRAVHAQAHAVGVPSLGVVGGRLAAIWRNATDPDRVDVSTSADGITWSAPEPIGKLAFEARHQHTEAMITDATQLWARNEREAAVARAKEALALARELVRERPSYAATFAQWIRHPVGPYLSESGKLDESIALYDEAIAAYRRLSQQEPQNLDHKLNEAATIVVQGSRIWDKGEKDRGRDRALAGVDLARPLVSKGPRYASEFATWIRWPVSAYLAETGKVDESIALLEEAVQAARQAGRQEPDNPEHKLHEADALVWQGNRLWYKGEKAQGLGKAVEGVNVARTLIGKGPRYAAHFATSVRWPVSAFLAESGRHDEAIALLGEAVTAARQAGQQEPGNHEHKLNEADSLVWQGIRTWDKGEKDKGRDKALEGVTVGRVLVDKGPRYAAQFATWIRWPVSAYLAETGKVDESIALLGEAVAAARQAGQQEPGNHEHKLNEADSLIWQGIRTWDKGDKPGALAKVQEGLTEGRKVADKGPRYGEQFGTWLLWPGTDYAVANDKKPVAIAMATEAVEVFTRLTAADARYQPKLDSAKQRLAALQG, from the coding sequence ATGACGAATCTGACTGGGTTCGCCAGACGCCTCGCCCTGGTCACCACGGCGACCGCGATGCTGGCGAGTGCGGTGGCCGTGCCGAGGGCGGTGGCGGCCGATCCGGGGATCTCCCCCGAGCAGTTGTCCACCGCGTTGTTCAGCGCGGCCGTGCAGCTCAAGGACAACGGCCGCACGCACGATCGGAACCTGCTGCTCAGCGCCGAACTGGTGGACTGGCGGGCCAAGAACCCGGGTGCCTCCGCGGACGCGCTGGACCGGCATGCCGCCGACGTGGAGCGGGTGGTCGGTCTGACGGTGGCCCCGGCCACCGAGCGGGACCTGGTGCCGGACGCGCTTGGCCGGGGGGTCGAAGCGCTCTACGCCATCCCGGAGGTGGACAAGGGCGGTCCGCAGCTCAAGGTGCTGCTCGGCGCGCTGACCACCCGCGATCTCAAGGCGACCACCGCGCCGGAGGAACTGCGCGGGGTGCTGACCCAGATCACCGCCTCCTCCATCGAGATCGCGCCGACCATCTGGAAGGCCCTGCGCGAGGCCGCGAGCCAGGACGCCACCCTCAACGGCGTCTGGAAGAACCGGCTGGGCAAGGCCACCGTCGCGGAGACCGCCGCGGTGGACCCGGCCGCGCAGCTGGACGCCCTCAAGCAGCTGCCGCAGATCAAGAAGGTCATCGACGTCGAGGCCATCCAGGCCGGGTTCCAGCAGGGCTTCCCCGAGGGCATGGCGGCACTGAGCAAGCAGATCAAGCCGCTGATCAAGGTGCTCGGCGACCCGAACTCGCCGGACACCCCGCTGGGCAAGGCGCTGGCCTGGGTCAAGGAGCACGTCGACCCGGTCACCGGGGAGATCAAGCGGCCGACCGAGGACAAGCTCAAGCAGTACGCCGAGGACGCCAAGAAGTTCGACGAGTACCTGGACAAGGTCAAGGGCGGCCTGTCCGCCCTGGCCACCGTGGCCAAGGTGCTCAGCCCGCGCTACGCCGCGGACCTGGTCAAGTTCGCCGACGCGCTCTACAAGATCGGCAAGCACGTGGCGCCGATGATCAACGCGGTGGCCGCGCTGGGCACCGCCATCGCCGCCGGTGCGGCGATCGGCTCGATCGTGCCTGCCATCGGCACCGTGATCGGCGCGGCGGTCGGCCTGGTCACCACCCTGGTCGCGTTGCTCGGCTCCGGCGGCGGCCCCAGCCCGGAGCTGGAAGCCATCCGGAAGATGCACACCGAGATGCGGGAGAGCTTCAAGCAGCTCAAGGACTTCCTGATGGCCTTCCACCAGGACGTCAGCGTCCGGTTCGACCGCATCGACGCCACGCTGAACCTGATGTACGGCGACATGCTGCGCATGTTCGACGAGGTGCTGCTCGCCATCGCGGGGGCGGACTGGCGGTTGACCCAGCGGATCAAGGACCTGCATGGCGAGCTGCTGGGCATCGCCTCGAACATGCAGTCCAACCACCAGCAGCTGATGGCCGCCATCCAGGCCGTCGGGGCCACGAACTTCCGCGGCGCGGTCCGCAAGTACCTGGACTACGCCGCCCGTGAGGGACGTCCGATCCCCTCCTTCGACCAGGGCAACGACAACTACAAGGAGGCCGCGCAGGCGTTCTCCGACGCCGGCGACGATCTCGCCCGCACCGCCCTGTTCATGCACAACGGCCAGGACGCGGCGCCGGAGAGTGTGTTGCCCGGCAACAACTCCACCTTCCTGGTGAACTACCTCAAGACCTGGGCGGTCAACAACGCCGGCACCCAGTACGGCAACGGCCACCCCGGCTCCGGGGTGCCCAACGCCGACCTGCTGGCCACGGCGATGCGCTCCTACGCCGTGCTGATGGAGCAGAACCCGGCGCTGGCCGCGCAGGAACAGCTGGTCGAGCTGAACGGCAAGAAGACCGTGGCCAGGGTGCAGGACCTGCTCAACGCGGGCGAGGACGTGATCGAGGCGGCCCGGCGGTTCAACCAGCCCCGGTTCAAACCGGCCGCCGGACCGTGGGTGGCCACCAACACGCTGCTGGAACGGCTCAAGCAGGACAACGCCGCCCGGCTCACCGAGCTGGCCAACGGGCTGAAGCGGTACGAGTCCGACCCCGCCGTGCAGAAGCCCGATCGCCCGTTCAACCTGTGGGCCGACCGGAACCAACAGGTCGAGGGCTTCATGAAGCCCGACGACGTCCCCGTCCTCCGGTGCGAGAACCCCACCGACGACTCGACCATCCCGGACATGCCCGCGTTCATCAAGAGCGACAAGCTGCCCGCGCCACTGCGGCTGCTCAAGCAGCTCCACGACGGCATGGACCTGCGGACCTGCTGGGACCGCGTACGCGACAACCGGACCGACTACGAGCAGTACGAACTGCCGCACGAGGTCATCATCCCGTGCAAGTGGGGCCAGCCCGCGCACGTGGTCTGCTCGAAGTTCACCAAGGTCGCGTACCGGAAGAAGGTGCAGCTCGACGTCTCGTTCCAGGTCCGGGGTGTGCTCCCCGGCCACTCCGGCAAGTTGGACCTGGCCACGGCCCACGGCCTGGGCACCGTGACGTTGTGCGAGTTCCCGGGCAAGATCATCGCCGATGACGAACCGGGTGAGGGTCCCTGCGTCCCGCACGAGCCCGGACTCACCAAGAAGATCCGCGAGCCGCGGTACGAGCCCAAGGCGAGCACCGTCCACGAGGGCTACACCAACCTGACCCACCCGCTGATCGACAAGACCCTGGCCGAGCGCCGGGCCGCCTACTACGGGCTGATCACCAACGACGTCAAGGACCCGACGCCGCGGCTGCCCGAGGCGGTCCGGGTGGACACCAACCTGCGCCTGCTGCGCGCCTACCTGGAGGTCGGTTTCCCCACCGCGTTGCAGAGCGACGCGCGGTTCCGGGAGCTGATCTACGGCACCAAGGCGATCCCGTCCTCGCTCAACGTCCGGCCCTCGGTGGTCGGCGAGGTCAACCCACTGGCCACCCTGTTCGCCAAGGCAGCGCAGAACGCGGCCGCCCAGCTGCCTCCACTGCACGAGCAGACCGTGTTCAACCGGTCCGAGCTGCCCAACTGCACCGCGGCCCCGGAACAGGTCACCACCCAGGACCCGGTGGCCCGCTGCCTGGTCACCATCTCCGGGCTGCGCCGCGGCGCGCTCGGCGAGCGGATCGAGTTCCACTCCACCGATCTGGTCACCAACCCGGCCGCCCAGGACCCGCAGGTCACCACCGCGCTGATGCGGGCGCTGCGGATCCAGACCAAGGCCACCCACCCGGACTACCCGCTGGATCCCCCCGGCGAGCCCAACCCGGTGCCGCCTGCCGAGATCGGCAAGACCGTGGGCGGGACCGGCGCCTCCGCGCGGGCCACGCTGAACGGCAAGCACTTCATGGTGTGGCAGGGCAGGCAGGACGAGGTGCTGGTGGCCACCAGCGCTGACGGCAAGGCGTGGTGGCCGCCGGTCACCATCTCCGGTCCGCACACCTCCGGTGAACTGCCGGTGCTCGCCGCCTTCCAGAACAAGCTGGTCGCGGTGTGGCGCAGTGGCGCGTTCTCCTGGTCGGACGGCAACAACGACCGCACCCTGGCCATCTCCACCAGTACCGACGGCCGGACCTGGACCACACCCGCCCGGCTGATGCCGATCACGGTGGGCAGCAGCGGTCTCAGCCTGTCGGTGCAGAACGACCGGCTGCAGCTGATGTTCCGCGGTCCCGGCGCCGACCAGGGCAAGTGGATCACCTCCAGCCACGACGCGAAGCACTGGAAGCGGCCCCGGCCAGCCGAGAACAACGGCGGCACCAACGCAACGCCCGGACTGGCCACGCTCAACGGCACCCTGGTCCAGCTCTGGCGCGGCGCGCACGACGATCAGGCACTGTGGTTCGCCACCAGTGGCAACGGCATCGACTGGAACAACCAGCAGCTGCTGCCCGGCGCGCTGGCCGAGTCCGGGCCGAGCCTGACCGAGTTCAACGGCAAGGTGTTCGGCCTCTGGCGCAACGGCCGCGACGACGGCCTGTCCGTCAGCGACACCGCCAACGGCGGGGCCTGGGCCGCACCCAGGGCGGTGCACGCGCAGGCGCACGCCGTCGGGGTGCCCTCGCTGGGTGTGGTGGGCGGCAGGCTCGCCGCGATCTGGCGCAACGCCACCGATCCCGACCGGGTGGACGTCTCCACCAGCGCCGACGGCATCACCTGGTCCGCGCCCGAGCCGATCGGCAAGCTGGCCTTCGAGGCCCGGCACCAGCACACCGAGGCGATGATCACCGACGCGACCCAGCTGTGGGCGCGCAACGAGCGGGAAGCCGCCGTGGCCAGGGCCAAGGAAGCCCTGGCGCTGGCCAGGGAACTGGTCCGCGAGCGGCCCTCCTACGCGGCCACGTTCGCGCAGTGGATCCGGCACCCGGTCGGGCCCTACCTGTCCGAGTCCGGCAAGCTGGACGAGTCGATCGCCCTCTACGACGAGGCCATCGCCGCCTACCGCAGGCTGTCCCAGCAGGAGCCGCAGAACCTCGACCACAAGCTCAACGAAGCCGCCACCATTGTGGTGCAGGGCAGCCGGATCTGGGACAAGGGCGAGAAGGACCGGGGCCGCGACCGGGCCCTGGCCGGCGTCGACCTGGCCCGCCCGCTGGTGTCCAAGGGCCCGCGGTACGCCTCGGAGTTCGCCACCTGGATCCGCTGGCCGGTCAGCGCCTACCTCGCCGAGACCGGCAAGGTGGACGAGTCGATCGCCCTGCTGGAGGAGGCCGTGCAGGCCGCCCGCCAGGCGGGCAGGCAGGAGCCGGACAACCCCGAACACAAGCTGCACGAGGCGGATGCCCTGGTGTGGCAGGGAAATCGCCTGTGGTACAAGGGCGAGAAGGCCCAGGGGCTTGGCAAGGCGGTGGAGGGCGTCAACGTCGCCCGCACCCTGATCGGCAAGGGACCGCGCTACGCCGCGCACTTCGCCACCTCGGTCCGCTGGCCGGTCAGCGCCTTCCTCGCGGAGAGCGGCAGACACGACGAGGCCATCGCCCTGCTGGGTGAGGCCGTGACCGCCGCACGTCAGGCGGGCCAGCAGGAACCCGGCAACCACGAGCACAAACTCAACGAGGCCGATTCCCTGGTCTGGCAGGGCATCCGCACCTGGGACAAGGGCGAGAAGGACAAGGGCAGGGACAAGGCCCTGGAAGGCGTCACCGTCGGCCGCGTCCTGGTGGACAAGGGCCCGCGCTACGCCGCCCAGTTCGCCACCTGGATCCGCTGGCCGGTCAGCGCCTACCTCGCCGAGACCGGCAAGGTGGACGAGTCGATCGCCCTGCTCGGCGAGGCCGTCGCCGCCGCACGTCAGGCAGGCCAACAGGAACCCGGCAACCACGAGCACAAACTCAACGAAGCCGATTCGCTGATCTGGCAGGGCATCCGCACCTGGGACAAGGGCGACAAGCCCGGCGCGCTGGCCAAGGTCCAGGAGGGCCTCACCGAGGGCCGCAAGGTCGCCGACAAGGGTCCGCGCTACGGCGAGCAGTTCGGCACCTGGCTGCTGTGGCCGGGCACGGACTACGCGGTGGCCAACGACAAGAAGCCGGTCGCGATCGCCATGGCCACCGAGGCGGTGGAGGTCTTCACCCGGCTCACCGCGGCCGATGCCAGGTACCAGCCGAAACTCGACTCCGCCAAGCAGCGGCTCGCCGCGCTCCAGGGCTAG
- a CDS encoding nSTAND1 domain-containing NTPase, with protein sequence MPRGERPLDAADSALGRFAAELRELRAAAGSPTYRELAARVDYSVAALSKAAAGRALPSLAVTLAYVRACGGDAGQWQERWRRVSAELTAGDEPVETGAPYVGLAPFQAADAGRFFGRDAVVGELLGLTSERRFTGVFGASGAGKSSVLRAGLLARTQGPSVLFTPGQHPMAEFTARVGGDDPLVVVDQFEEVFTLCEDEAERAEFVEALVAAAEQGRARVVIGVRADFFGRCGRYPELVAALRGGQLLIGAMGPEELRQVITRPAADADCMVEAALVSRLIADAAGQPVVLPLVSHALLETWRRRSGATLTLAGYEAAGGIEHAIARTAEQVYTGLTGPEREIARRVFLRLIAFPDGAEPAKRRVRRDELETGAVLDRLTAARLLTVDADTVEFSHEALLRCWPRLREWIAEDRAGLRVHRMLTEAAQVWESHEHDPGTLYRGSRLAVAGDFSATAVLTDVEQRFLAASVAAEQAEATAARRQATRLRRLVALLSVLLILATAAGGYAVRAEQEATEQRNVAIARRVLTGADAVRAVDPALSGQLVLAAHRIAPLAETRDTLLSAYAAPRSARLSGHTSTDVYAAYAPDGRRMATVSGDATLRLWEVAGPPAEISLTRLSEKLLAVAFAPNGPLLATVGESSIRLLDVSDPRKPAQVWAEPSGAAAVASVAFSPDGGLLAVATNQKSVRLLDIRDPRRPRELSAPASASASDSVRSTTVAFRRDGRVLAVASGDTVRLWEVADPVRPRPLGVLSGHTGLITGVAFDRDGRWLATSSWDNRVRLWAVGDPATPVPGAVLTGHPSAVWSIAFSPDGTTLASTGGGTILWDVRDRGAPTAITTIPGGRASAVFSPDGSTIAATDADQGVRLQELRALPLVGHRDVVAAVAFAPGGRMLATGSWDGTARLWDLADPRERRELATVTGGVGPIRSVQFSPDGKLLAVGQEDAVRLWDLADPRAPRRLAVLPESGAAVAFSPDGTLLAIGGPGALSLWAMDEQPRRIVRRPYFTGMVWTVLFSPDGRTLATGGDGEWHTRLWDVRDPANPVVVEFPTGREDMVTARSFSPDGRLLATWHEPAKAVRLLDISDPGRPRELATLSGHTGVVWMFAFSPDGRLLATAGADRTIRLWDVTKPHRPEQVGTLTGHTDQVGAVVFSPDSRLLASSGTDRTARLWETDVTRAQAGLCAGARPISREQWARHLPELDYAPPCGG encoded by the coding sequence GTGCCACGGGGGGAACGGCCGCTGGACGCGGCGGACAGCGCGCTCGGTCGCTTCGCCGCCGAGCTGCGGGAGCTGCGCGCGGCGGCCGGGTCACCGACCTACCGCGAACTCGCCGCGCGGGTGGACTACTCGGTCGCCGCGCTGTCCAAGGCCGCCGCCGGCCGGGCCCTGCCGAGCCTGGCGGTGACCCTGGCCTATGTGCGCGCCTGTGGCGGCGATGCCGGGCAGTGGCAGGAGCGGTGGCGGCGGGTGTCGGCCGAACTCACCGCCGGTGACGAGCCGGTGGAGACGGGCGCGCCCTATGTCGGGCTCGCGCCGTTCCAGGCCGCGGACGCCGGGCGGTTCTTCGGCCGGGACGCGGTGGTCGGGGAGCTGCTCGGGCTGACCAGCGAGCGCCGGTTCACCGGGGTGTTCGGGGCCTCAGGGGCCGGCAAGTCCTCGGTTCTGCGGGCGGGGCTGCTGGCTCGCACGCAGGGGCCCTCGGTGCTGTTCACCCCTGGTCAGCACCCGATGGCCGAGTTCACGGCACGGGTCGGCGGGGACGATCCGCTGGTCGTGGTGGATCAGTTCGAGGAGGTCTTCACCCTCTGCGAGGACGAGGCCGAGCGGGCCGAGTTCGTCGAGGCACTGGTGGCGGCCGCGGAACAGGGCCGGGCCCGGGTGGTGATCGGGGTCAGGGCCGACTTCTTCGGGCGCTGCGGGCGGTACCCGGAACTGGTGGCGGCGCTGCGTGGCGGGCAGTTGCTCATCGGCGCGATGGGGCCGGAGGAACTGCGGCAGGTGATCACCCGGCCTGCCGCCGACGCGGACTGCATGGTCGAGGCCGCGCTGGTGTCCAGGCTGATCGCGGACGCCGCCGGTCAGCCGGTGGTGCTGCCGCTGGTCTCGCACGCGCTGCTGGAGACCTGGCGGCGGCGCAGCGGGGCCACCCTCACCCTGGCCGGATATGAGGCGGCGGGCGGGATCGAGCACGCCATCGCGCGCACCGCCGAACAGGTCTACACCGGGCTCACCGGGCCGGAACGGGAGATCGCGCGCCGGGTGTTCCTGCGGCTGATCGCCTTCCCGGACGGCGCCGAACCGGCCAAGCGGCGGGTGCGCCGGGACGAGCTGGAGACCGGCGCGGTGCTGGACCGGCTCACCGCGGCCCGGCTGCTGACCGTGGACGCGGACACCGTGGAGTTCAGCCACGAGGCGTTGCTGCGCTGCTGGCCGCGGTTGCGCGAGTGGATCGCCGAGGACCGGGCCGGGCTGCGGGTGCACCGGATGCTCACCGAGGCCGCCCAGGTGTGGGAATCGCACGAGCACGACCCCGGCACGCTCTACCGCGGCAGCCGCCTGGCGGTGGCCGGGGACTTCTCGGCCACGGCCGTGCTCACCGACGTGGAGCAGCGGTTCCTGGCCGCGAGCGTGGCCGCCGAGCAGGCCGAGGCGACCGCAGCCCGGCGGCAGGCCACCCGGTTGCGGCGGCTGGTCGCGTTGCTGTCGGTGCTGCTGATCCTGGCCACCGCGGCTGGCGGGTACGCGGTGCGGGCCGAGCAGGAGGCCACCGAGCAGCGCAACGTGGCCATCGCCCGGCGGGTGCTCACCGGCGCGGACGCGGTGCGCGCGGTCGACCCGGCGCTGTCCGGTCAGCTGGTGCTGGCCGCGCACCGGATCGCGCCGCTGGCCGAGACCAGGGACACCCTGCTCAGCGCCTACGCCGCGCCGCGCTCGGCCCGGCTGTCCGGGCACACCAGCACCGACGTCTACGCCGCCTATGCCCCGGACGGCAGGCGGATGGCCACCGTCAGCGGGGACGCCACCCTGCGGCTGTGGGAGGTCGCCGGGCCGCCCGCGGAGATCAGCCTGACCAGGCTGTCGGAGAAGTTGCTGGCGGTGGCCTTCGCGCCGAACGGTCCGCTGCTGGCCACCGTGGGGGAGTCGAGCATCCGGCTGCTGGATGTCAGCGATCCGCGCAAACCGGCGCAGGTGTGGGCCGAACCCAGTGGCGCGGCGGCCGTGGCCTCGGTGGCCTTCAGCCCCGACGGCGGACTGCTGGCGGTGGCCACCAACCAGAAATCGGTGCGGCTGCTGGACATCCGCGATCCGCGGCGGCCACGCGAGCTGTCCGCCCCGGCCAGTGCCTCGGCCTCGGACTCGGTCCGCTCGACCACGGTCGCCTTCCGCCGGGACGGCCGGGTGCTGGCCGTGGCCTCCGGTGACACGGTGCGGCTGTGGGAGGTGGCCGATCCGGTGCGGCCCCGGCCGCTGGGAGTCCTTTCCGGACACACCGGCCTGATCACCGGGGTGGCCTTCGACCGGGACGGCCGCTGGCTGGCCACCTCCAGCTGGGACAACCGGGTCCGGCTGTGGGCGGTCGGCGACCCGGCCACACCGGTGCCCGGCGCCGTGCTCACCGGCCACCCCAGCGCGGTGTGGTCGATCGCGTTCAGCCCCGACGGGACCACCCTGGCCTCCACCGGCGGCGGCACCATCCTGTGGGACGTCCGCGACCGCGGCGCGCCCACCGCGATCACCACCATCCCCGGCGGCCGCGCCTCGGCGGTGTTCAGCCCCGACGGCTCGACCATCGCGGCCACCGACGCCGACCAGGGCGTGCGCCTGCAGGAACTACGGGCGCTGCCACTGGTCGGCCACCGCGATGTGGTCGCCGCGGTGGCCTTCGCGCCGGGCGGCCGGATGCTGGCCACCGGCAGCTGGGACGGCACCGCCCGGCTGTGGGACCTCGCCGACCCGAGGGAACGGCGTGAACTGGCCACCGTCACCGGCGGTGTCGGCCCGATCCGGTCGGTGCAGTTCAGCCCGGACGGCAAGCTGCTCGCGGTCGGCCAGGAGGACGCGGTGCGGCTGTGGGACCTGGCGGATCCCCGTGCACCCCGGCGCCTGGCGGTGCTGCCCGAATCGGGCGCGGCGGTGGCTTTCTCCCCCGACGGCACCCTGCTCGCCATCGGCGGTCCGGGCGCGTTGAGCCTGTGGGCCATGGACGAGCAGCCGCGCCGGATCGTCCGCCGCCCGTACTTCACCGGGATGGTCTGGACCGTGTTGTTCAGTCCAGACGGCCGGACCCTGGCCACCGGTGGCGATGGCGAGTGGCACACCCGCCTGTGGGACGTGCGCGATCCCGCCAACCCCGTCGTCGTGGAGTTCCCCACCGGCAGGGAGGACATGGTCACCGCCCGCTCCTTCAGCCCCGACGGCCGCCTGCTGGCGACCTGGCACGAACCGGCGAAAGCCGTGCGGCTGCTCGACATCTCCGACCCTGGCCGCCCGCGGGAACTGGCCACGCTGTCCGGCCACACCGGCGTGGTGTGGATGTTCGCGTTCTCCCCGGACGGCAGGCTGCTGGCCACCGCGGGCGCGGACCGGACGATCCGGCTGTGGGACGTGACCAAGCCGCACCGGCCGGAGCAGGTGGGCACGCTGACCGGGCACACCGACCAGGTGGGCGCGGTGGTGTTCAGCCCGGACAGCCGATTGCTGGCCAGCAGCGGCACGGACCGGACGGCGCGGCTGTGGGAGACCGACGTGACCCGCGCGCAGGCCGGGCTGTGCGCGGGCGCCCGGCCGATCAGCCGGGAACAGTGGGCCCGGCACCTGCCCGAACTCGACTACGCCCCGCCCTGCGGGGGCTGA
- a CDS encoding EamA family transporter, whose protein sequence is MIALGLLAVAALCHAGWNLLVKSSAQQGPEFVWLYSVITAPVALGLLGWAIARGPVLPSVWPALVSMLLHTAYAVVLQRAYRAGEFSVVYPVSRGTPPVLVTLAGIPAAGWPGLQVWSGVGLVLGGVLALDRMWTRPGVARGTLLGLAVAVCSCGYTLWDAYAITTLGAQVLPYLAVANLGQVLMLTAVIRPRRERLGPVLAHWRRALPIAVLIPASYGLVLVAMTLEPVSAVATGRTLNVVLGVLLGVLVLRERLTAWRVAGLAAVIGGVLLVST, encoded by the coding sequence GTGATAGCTCTGGGGTTGTTGGCGGTGGCCGCGCTGTGCCACGCCGGATGGAACCTGCTGGTCAAGTCCTCCGCGCAGCAGGGGCCCGAGTTCGTCTGGCTGTACTCGGTGATCACCGCGCCGGTCGCACTCGGCCTGCTGGGCTGGGCGATCGCACGGGGCCCGGTGCTGCCCTCGGTGTGGCCGGCGCTGGTGAGCATGCTGCTGCACACCGCCTACGCCGTTGTCCTGCAACGGGCCTACCGGGCCGGGGAGTTCTCGGTGGTCTACCCGGTCAGCCGGGGCACTCCGCCGGTGCTGGTCACCCTGGCCGGCATCCCCGCGGCGGGCTGGCCGGGGCTCCAGGTGTGGAGCGGCGTCGGCCTGGTACTCGGCGGCGTGCTGGCCCTGGACCGGATGTGGACCCGGCCGGGGGTGGCCCGCGGCACCCTGCTGGGCCTGGCGGTCGCGGTGTGCAGCTGCGGCTACACCCTGTGGGACGCCTACGCGATCACCACCCTCGGCGCCCAGGTACTGCCCTACCTGGCGGTGGCCAACCTGGGTCAGGTCCTGATGCTCACCGCGGTCATCCGGCCCCGCCGGGAACGCCTCGGCCCGGTGCTCGCGCACTGGCGGCGGGCACTGCCGATCGCGGTGCTGATCCCGGCGAGCTACGGCCTGGTGCTGGTGGCGATGACGCTGGAACCGGTGTCCGCGGTGGCCACCGGCCGCACCCTCAACGTGGTGCTCGGCGTGCTGCTCGGCGTCCTGGTACTGCGCGAACGCCTGACCGCCTGGCGCGTGGCCGGGTTGGCCGCCGTCATCGGCGGCGTCCTGCTCGTCTCGACCTGA